The sequence AGTCCTAGCATTGCCTTATCCTTCCGAAACAAAAATTTCACAACAAACACACCTTATAAATAGCATTTTGTTGCTTGAGTTAATCATAAAAAAAAATAGTAAATTGGCAAAAAATAAAACAAAAAAATAAGCTCCTAACTTTTTGAAAACAAAAAGTCAAAGAGCCAAATTAAGATTTTCAAACTAAGACTTTAAGGAGCGATGCTCCCAAAAATCTTTAGAAAATTAAAAATCCTAGAAAATGCTAAAGAGTTGCGCCAAAGTCACTTTATTAGCCGGTTTAGAAGTCACTTCTTTGCCATCCACGAACACATGGTAGGTTTCAGGATTGACTTCAATGTGAGCGGTAGTGTCATTGAATTGCATATCTTTTTTAGTGATATTTCTGCAATTTTTAACCGGTAATACTTGTCTTTCAAGCCCTAACTCTTCTTTAATGCCTTTGTCATAAGCTGCTTGAGACACAAAAGTGATATTTGCATCGTATTTAGCTTTACCATGGTGGGCAAACATTTCTCTGTAATAAACCGGTTGTGGGGTAGGGATAGAAGCATTCGCATCACCCATTTGACTTAACGCAATGAACCCACCTTTGATGATCATGTTAGGTTTTACACCAAAGAATGCTGGACTCCATAAAACCAAGTCAGCGACTTTGCCCACTTCCACAGAACCCACATACTCGCTAATCCCATGAGCGATCGCTGGGTTAATAGTGTATTTAGACAAGTAGCGTTTGATCCTGAAGTTGTCATTGTCGCCTTTTTCTTCTTTCAAGCGGCCAAATTCTTTTTTGTTTTTGTCAGCAGTTTGCCAAGTTCTAGTGATAACTTCGCCCACACGACCCATTGCTTGAGAGTCAGAACTAGTGATGGAGAAAATCCCCATGTCATGCAAAGTGTCTTCAGCCGCAATGGTTTGAGGGCGGATCCTTGAATCAGCGAACTGAACATCTTCTTTAATGCTTTTATCCAAGTGGTGGCATACCATAAGCATGTCCATATGCTCTGCTTCTGTATTCACGGTGAAAGGGATAGTAGGGTTAGTTGAAGCGGGTAGAATGTTGTGTTCACCGGCTACTTTAATAATATCAGGAGCGTGTCCGCCACCAGCACCTTCAGTGTGGAAAGTGTGCATAGTGCGCCCAGCAATCGCTGCCATAGTGTCTTCTACACAACCGGCTTCATTCAAAGTGTCTGTGTGGATAGCGACTTGCACATCGTATTTATCCGCAATATCTAATGCATGGTTGATTGCAGATGGAGTGGTACCCCAATCTTCGTGGATTTTAAAACCAATCGCACCGGCTTCAATTTGATCGGTCAAGCTTGCGTCATTAGAAGCGTTACCTTTACCTAAGAAACCTAAATTCATAGAATATTCTTCAGCCGCTCTAAGCATCCATTTTAAATTTCTTCTACCTGGAGTGATAGTGGTTGCGTTAGTGCCATCAGCAGGCCCAGTTCCTCCACCAATCATTGTGGTTACACCGCTTGCAAAAGCTGTAGGGATTTGTTGGGGTGAAATGAAGTGGATGTGTGTGTCAATCCCACCAGCAGTTACGATCAAGCCTTCACCGGCTAGCGCTTCAGTAGCAGGACCCACGCTAAGATTGTTTTTAACGCCATCTTGCATGTCTTTGTTACCGCCTTTACCAATACCAGCGATTTTGCCATCTTTAATGCCAATATCCGCTTTATAAATACCGGTGTAGTCAATGATCAAAGCGTTAGTGATGATCAAATCCAATTCTTCCTTGCTAGGGTTGTTAGATTGACTCATGCCTTCTCTTAAAGTTTTACCGCCACCAAATTTAAGCTCTTCGCCATAAATGGTGTAGTCATGTTCTACTTCAGCGATTAAATCTGTATCGCCCAATCTCACTCTATCGCCTGTGGTAGGACCATACATAGATGCGTATTCTTTTCTGTTAATCTTTTTCATGTCTTACTCCTTAATGGTTTTTACATAGTTGTCATCGCTTTTAGCGCCGTGAAAACCACGCTCTTTCGCTCTGTGTAAAGCAATTTTTTTGCTTTCATTGTCTGCTTGCCTATCAACCAATGCGTTAAATCCAAAGATCCTTCTGTTGCCGCCAATGTCAATCAATTCTACGGATTTTTCTTCGCCAGGCTCAAACCTTACCGCTGTCCCACTCGCAATATCTAATCGCTTACCGAAAGCTTTTTCTCTGTCAAAGTCTAAGCATCTATTCACTTCAAAGAAATGGAAGTGAGAGCCGATTTGAACGGGTCTATCGCCCACATTTTTAACTTTCACGCTAATGGCTTGTTTGCCTTCGTTGATAGTGATGTCTTCATTTTTTAAGAACAATTCACCAGGCACTAACTTACCTTTGGATTCAATAGGGGTGTGCACAGTTACGAGTTTTGTCCCATCAGGAAACATCGCTTCAATTCCCACTTCATGGATCATGCTTGCCACACCATCCATCACATCATCGGGTTTTAAAAGAGTGCGCCCTTCTTGCATCAATTCAGCCGCACTTTTTTTACCAGCTCTCGCTTCTTCCATAACATGAGCACTAATCAAAGCTACCGCTTCTACATAGTTGAGCTTAATACCTCTTTCTTTGCGTTTTTTAGCCAACTCTCCAGCATAATGGAGCATCAACTTGTCTAACTCTTTTGGGGTGAGTTTCATCTCTCCTTCTCCTCATTCTTAAAGTGTTTTCCTTGAAGACATAAGCATCAAGGTTGGAGTGATTGTAGCCATTTTCAATTAACTAAGATTAACAAAAGTGATTATCATTGAATGTTATTTGTAACAAATTAGTGTTATCTTTTAAGGGCGTTATTTTAGCGTGTTTAACGATTTTTGAATATCATTTTAGAGGCAATCAAAAATTTGCAAAATGAGAATTAAAATTGGAGTAATGTAATAATGGTGGCCACGACTGGACTTGAACCAGCGACCACTACCATGTCAAGGTAGTGCTCTACCAACTGAGCTACGCGACCTTTTGTTAAAAAGGGCGATTATGCCTTAATTTTGTTTTGTTTTTGCTTAAAAAAGAATTGTCTTATTAATAAAACGCCCACGCCCACATCTATCATCACATCGGCGAAATTAAAAATAGCAAAATCAAATCCATAATGATAATACACATAATCCACAACGCCCCCATGCACAAACCTATCCAAAATATTAGAAACCCCAGCACCAAACACCATGCCAAACTCTATCGTATGGGCTTTAAAAAGCTCAATTTGGCGCATTAAAAAGATAAAAAGCCCTAAAATTAAAAGGATTTGCAAGTATTTTAAACTCCCCTCTAAAAAACTAAGCAGCGAAAATGCCACGCCCTTATTGAACACTAAAACAATATCTATAATAGAACTCTCATAGCGAAACCCCTCTAAAATAGCGTATTTGATCGCTTGATCTGTGCCAAAAATAAGGAGAAAAACCCCTATAAAAATAAACAGGCTTGTTTGGGTGGTTTTTAGCACAAATGCCCTTCAAAAAACTCTTTTAATTCTTGCATTTTTAATTCTAGTAATTTTTCATCTTTAGCTTCTAAAAGGATTCGCAGTTTGTTTTCAGTGCCGCTATAACGGATTAAATGGCGGATCTCTAGTTTGTCTAATTCTTTTAAAAGAGCGCTATAACCTTTCAAGCTTTCTAAAGGAAGCTTTTTTTGAATATCCAAATTCACCAAGCTTTGGGGGTATAATTCAAAGGGGTTTAGAGCGACAGAGCTTGCAAGTTTGCTTTCTAACACTAATGCACTCACTTGCAAGGCACACACCAAGCCATCGCCGGTTTTAGCGTAATCGCTAAAAATAATATGCCCGCTTTGCTCGCCTCCAAAATTGGCTTTATTCAATTGCATGCATTCGCTCACAAATTTATCCCCAATCGTGCAATGCTTTAATTCTAAATCTTGGGATTTTAAATATTCTTTAAGGGCTAAATTACTCATATTAGTAGCGACAATCGCTTGAGAAGAAAGGGCGTTTT comes from Helicobacter acinonychis and encodes:
- the ureB gene encoding urease subunit beta, which produces MKKINRKEYASMYGPTTGDRVRLGDTDLIAEVEHDYTIYGEELKFGGGKTLREGMSQSNNPSKEELDLIITNALIIDYTGIYKADIGIKDGKIAGIGKGGNKDMQDGVKNNLSVGPATEALAGEGLIVTAGGIDTHIHFISPQQIPTAFASGVTTMIGGGTGPADGTNATTITPGRRNLKWMLRAAEEYSMNLGFLGKGNASNDASLTDQIEAGAIGFKIHEDWGTTPSAINHALDIADKYDVQVAIHTDTLNEAGCVEDTMAAIAGRTMHTFHTEGAGGGHAPDIIKVAGEHNILPASTNPTIPFTVNTEAEHMDMLMVCHHLDKSIKEDVQFADSRIRPQTIAAEDTLHDMGIFSITSSDSQAMGRVGEVITRTWQTADKNKKEFGRLKEEKGDNDNFRIKRYLSKYTINPAIAHGISEYVGSVEVGKVADLVLWSPAFFGVKPNMIIKGGFIALSQMGDANASIPTPQPVYYREMFAHHGKAKYDANITFVSQAAYDKGIKEELGLERQVLPVKNCRNITKKDMQFNDTTAHIEVNPETYHVFVDGKEVTSKPANKVTLAQLFSIF
- the ureA gene encoding urease subunit alpha, whose amino-acid sequence is MKLTPKELDKLMLHYAGELAKKRKERGIKLNYVEAVALISAHVMEEARAGKKSAAELMQEGRTLLKPDDVMDGVASMIHEVGIEAMFPDGTKLVTVHTPIESKGKLVPGELFLKNEDITINEGKQAISVKVKNVGDRPVQIGSHFHFFEVNRCLDFDREKAFGKRLDIASGTAVRFEPGEEKSVELIDIGGNRRIFGFNALVDRQADNESKKIALHRAKERGFHGAKSDDNYVKTIKE
- the lspA gene encoding signal peptidase II, which gives rise to MLKTTQTSLFIFIGVFLLIFGTDQAIKYAILEGFRYESSIIDIVLVFNKGVAFSLLSFLEGSLKYLQILLILGLFIFLMRQIELFKAHTIEFGMVFGAGVSNILDRFVHGGVVDYVYYHYGFDFAIFNFADVMIDVGVGVLLIRQFFFKQKQNKIKA